In Oceanobacillus sp. FSL K6-2867, one DNA window encodes the following:
- a CDS encoding ATP-binding protein, which translates to MQNKKVVENYKRKWRRFFEEVTEYEDFHLKMYPQEFRLRERFNDLSLDLSKDSEDVGLYYLGETENILTSRLGNMTKNDFIIGIKLKNAFVKLDESLKENAFSIFSNVTDAFVNLIGWEQNVPAFFFEQFEEMEDTVYKVVAGVNGLRLDEEELIYVNRYDFIRGLNHDVAEEMENGSFKAITNTIIDPGESSCLKLSSEQDEGYLTFVVIDEFPDNMAESDIFYEAQSLPFEVGIDYKIQAEGKSKTKLKLNLKGKELKESANEQAMTGDSIDSSVVDSHYLIRDLQDKIKSHDVSMMNWIATIAVTGRDKKECLTRAKQVVRYFKQLNIICRVPTADQLSLFYRMLPGEKLEATDRNWLQPTTQNGLGESLFGVNSDIGSKIGFFIGWVDRFNKHKDLESAKLSSRDPVFFHPMLANQNIKGSKYRSPHVLITGDTGGGKSYLAKLLFIYVTLLYIKALYIDPKKEFRKWIDKIIHDSIIKRDFPMFVEHLEKFKFITLDFEEKDNWGALDPVAFLPSHQAKELIQDIFSEVYDFKGKDEIHTAFLRAISEVLERKEKGEQVGSMHIIDIMKDSKESSVAKAGDFLYEVVSDSILKLCIHDGSNAALSLNDRISIIEIENIDLPEATASVDTYTNSQMKSNAIMLALGKYCELFGKQDKDEKTAEFIDEAWVIVSSRQGKKVEKSMKRVGRSYNNALYFISQSTKDALREKENETGNFGVAFAFDEENERPDILKWMNMEPSEENIEMLDNMLQGQCLMKDVFGRTSKITVECLFEEWEGALETVNKSAVAYAEEKYL; encoded by the coding sequence ATACAAAATAAGAAGGTGGTGGAAAACTATAAGCGTAAATGGAGGAGGTTCTTTGAAGAAGTAACGGAATATGAGGATTTTCATTTAAAGATGTATCCTCAAGAATTTCGTTTAAGGGAACGTTTTAATGACTTAAGTTTAGATTTATCGAAAGATAGTGAGGATGTTGGATTATATTATTTAGGAGAAACGGAAAATATCCTAACTTCTCGACTGGGGAATATGACAAAGAATGATTTTATTATAGGGATTAAATTAAAAAATGCATTTGTAAAGCTAGATGAAAGTCTAAAAGAGAATGCTTTCTCTATTTTTTCCAATGTGACAGATGCGTTTGTTAATTTGATTGGGTGGGAACAAAATGTTCCTGCCTTCTTTTTTGAACAATTTGAGGAAATGGAAGATACGGTTTATAAAGTGGTGGCAGGAGTTAATGGTTTACGTTTAGATGAAGAAGAATTGATCTACGTTAACCGTTACGATTTTATACGAGGGCTGAATCATGATGTAGCAGAAGAGATGGAAAATGGAAGTTTCAAAGCAATAACAAACACCATTATTGATCCAGGAGAATCATCATGCTTGAAGTTGAGTAGTGAACAGGATGAAGGTTACTTAACTTTTGTTGTGATTGATGAGTTTCCCGATAATATGGCTGAAAGTGATATTTTTTATGAAGCACAATCATTGCCGTTTGAAGTAGGAATAGATTATAAAATTCAAGCTGAAGGAAAAAGTAAAACGAAATTAAAGTTAAATCTAAAAGGGAAGGAATTAAAAGAATCAGCTAATGAGCAGGCAATGACAGGAGATTCAATTGATTCATCTGTAGTAGATAGTCATTATTTGATTAGAGACCTACAAGATAAGATAAAAAGTCATGATGTTTCTATGATGAACTGGATTGCAACGATTGCGGTTACTGGAAGAGATAAAAAAGAATGTTTAACACGTGCTAAACAAGTAGTACGATATTTTAAACAGTTGAATATTATCTGTCGTGTTCCGACTGCCGACCAATTAAGTTTGTTTTATCGAATGCTACCGGGTGAAAAATTGGAAGCAACAGATAGAAATTGGTTGCAACCAACCACACAAAATGGATTAGGAGAAAGTTTATTTGGTGTAAATTCCGATATTGGTTCAAAAATAGGCTTTTTTATTGGATGGGTGGATAGATTTAATAAGCATAAGGATTTAGAAAGTGCAAAGTTATCAAGTCGTGACCCTGTTTTCTTCCATCCTATGTTAGCGAATCAAAATATTAAAGGAAGCAAATATCGTTCACCACATGTATTAATCACTGGTGATACTGGTGGTGGGAAATCGTATCTTGCAAAGTTATTATTTATCTATGTAACACTACTATATATAAAAGCATTATATATTGATCCAAAGAAAGAGTTTAGAAAATGGATAGATAAAATCATACACGATAGTATTATTAAGCGTGATTTTCCTATGTTCGTAGAGCATTTGGAAAAGTTTAAGTTTATCACATTGGACTTTGAAGAGAAGGATAACTGGGGAGCATTAGATCCTGTTGCATTTCTTCCGTCACACCAAGCAAAAGAATTGATTCAAGATATCTTTTCAGAAGTCTATGATTTTAAAGGGAAAGATGAAATTCACACAGCTTTTTTAAGAGCTATTTCAGAAGTGTTAGAGAGGAAGGAAAAAGGGGAACAAGTTGGTTCTATGCATATTATCGATATTATGAAAGACAGTAAAGAATCATCTGTAGCAAAAGCAGGTGATTTTTTATATGAGGTTGTTTCTGATAGTATTTTGAAACTGTGCATACATGATGGTTCGAATGCTGCGCTTTCTTTAAATGACCGTATAAGTATCATTGAAATTGAAAATATTGATTTGCCAGAAGCAACAGCAAGTGTAGATACGTATACGAATAGTCAAATGAAATCAAATGCGATTATGTTAGCGCTAGGAAAGTATTGTGAACTGTTTGGAAAACAGGATAAAGATGAAAAAACAGCCGAATTTATTGATGAAGCATGGGTTATTGTTTCTTCACGTCAAGGTAAGAAAGTAGAAAAGAGCATGAAACGTGTGGGGAGAAGTTATAACAATGCGTTATATTTTATTTCTCAAAGTACGAAAGATGCTTTACGAGAGAAGGAAAATGAAACAGGGAATTTCGGGGTAGCGTTTGCTTTTGATGAAGAAAATGAGCGACCCGATATACTAAAGTGGATGAATATGGAACCAAGTGAAGAAAATATAGAAATGTTGGATAACATGTTACAAGGGCAATGTTTAATGAAAGATGTGTTCGGTAGAACGTCAAAAATAACGGTGGAATGTCTCTTTGAAGAATGGGAAGGGGCTTTAGAAACGGTGAATAAATCTGCGGTCGCATATGCAGAAGAAAAATATTTATAA
- a CDS encoding conjugal transfer protein: MREVFNYRRALREPKKIRQITDYYYLPFTIELIPAVNFLLFLGITFFIGWMIRRVYPYAFSDTWFIFLMGIPLLLTWFVTKIKPEGKNIYVYMYDYVKYLVAIKIPRRKFCNGEEVVWMNDRKITFKQCVWVVEKKNGKTETSNKNDQKQYAFNENGRRVGILSDKE; encoded by the coding sequence ATGAGAGAGGTTTTCAATTATCGTAGAGCATTAAGAGAACCAAAAAAAATTAGACAAATAACAGATTATTATTATTTGCCATTTACGATTGAATTAATACCAGCCGTTAATTTCTTACTTTTTCTTGGAATAACTTTTTTTATAGGCTGGATGATACGTAGGGTATACCCGTATGCATTTTCTGATACATGGTTTATTTTTCTAATGGGTATTCCATTATTACTAACGTGGTTCGTTACAAAAATCAAACCCGAAGGCAAAAATATTTATGTGTATATGTACGATTATGTTAAATATCTAGTAGCGATAAAAATACCGAGAAGAAAGTTTTGCAATGGGGAGGAAGTAGTTTGGATGAATGATAGAAAAATAACATTTAAGCAATGTGTATGGGTGGTGGAGAAAAAGAATGGTAAAACTGAAACCAGCAATAAAAACGATCAGAAACAATATGCTTTTAACGAGAACGGGAGACGTGTTGGCATATTATCGGATAAAGAGTGA
- a CDS encoding TcpD family membrane protein, giving the protein MEFMNAIVLANASLPTLDGIENWGLQVIQQAILLIVVFLVTKHLAKFKVGAIIISCVVGGAVYFVVRNWSTVSGWVEAFINTL; this is encoded by the coding sequence ATGGAATTTATGAATGCAATTGTTTTAGCAAATGCAAGTTTACCTACGTTGGATGGTATAGAAAACTGGGGTTTGCAAGTAATACAACAAGCTATTCTATTAATTGTTGTCTTCCTCGTAACAAAGCATTTAGCGAAATTTAAAGTCGGGGCTATTATTATTTCTTGTGTAGTAGGTGGAGCAGTTTACTTTGTTGTTCGTAACTGGAGCACGGTTAGTGGGTGGGTGGAAGCCTTTATTAATACGCTTTAA
- a CDS encoding conjugal transfer protein: protein MAEKNDSMKSRFKGKFRQIKKPDKERSSVRKDHSKRTAFFVWLLIISMLFIATASILLSINTRSTLNDTNQSIVARENEEVKEEIPHASANEFLSTFVQEYINVPNESAALDERAKKLKEYMVFNEAFNDDRNPLYNLEGVSGTRTLETFNLFNMEDKGDTFLYQYKVTFKNQVEREVEKEIKKGKKKEIEVKTETEEEENTLLLNIPIIYESGLFSVSAIPYFTEVPSLAGNIEYEKETIGLEEYNGSEKENIAVFMNTFFEKYSTESIEEMAYLMEEPQTLNGSFLFEEISDLLIYVDGENYKVFLQVMFRDEMTNIQQVNQVEMTISKNGNNFYVEKLNYI from the coding sequence ATGGCTGAAAAAAATGATTCCATGAAGAGTCGATTTAAGGGAAAGTTTAGGCAAATAAAAAAGCCAGACAAAGAACGAAGTAGTGTACGCAAAGATCATTCAAAGCGCACTGCTTTTTTTGTTTGGTTATTAATAATTAGTATGTTGTTTATTGCGACGGCATCGATATTATTATCAATAAATACACGTTCAACATTGAATGATACAAATCAATCGATAGTAGCAAGAGAAAATGAAGAAGTGAAAGAGGAAATACCCCATGCTTCGGCAAATGAATTTTTATCAACTTTTGTTCAAGAGTATATAAATGTTCCAAATGAAAGTGCAGCTTTAGATGAAAGAGCAAAGAAATTAAAAGAATACATGGTTTTTAATGAGGCATTTAATGATGATAGAAATCCTTTGTATAACTTAGAGGGAGTGAGTGGAACTAGAACGTTAGAAACTTTTAATCTTTTTAACATGGAGGATAAAGGTGATACGTTTCTTTATCAGTATAAAGTAACGTTCAAAAATCAAGTGGAACGGGAAGTTGAAAAAGAGATTAAAAAAGGAAAGAAGAAGGAGATCGAAGTAAAAACGGAAACAGAGGAAGAAGAGAATACATTGTTATTAAATATTCCGATTATCTATGAAAGTGGGTTATTTAGTGTTTCTGCAATACCCTACTTTACAGAAGTTCCTTCATTGGCGGGAAATATAGAATATGAAAAGGAAACAATAGGATTGGAGGAGTATAACGGAAGTGAAAAAGAAAATATTGCCGTATTCATGAACACTTTTTTTGAAAAGTATTCTACTGAATCTATAGAAGAAATGGCGTACCTGATGGAAGAACCGCAAACGTTAAACGGTTCTTTTTTGTTTGAGGAAATAAGCGATCTGTTGATTTATGTAGATGGTGAAAATTATAAGGTTTTTTTGCAGGTAATGTTTAGAGATGAAATGACTAATATTCAACAAGTCAATCAAGTGGAAATGACTATTTCAAAAAATGGAAATAACTTTTACGTGGAAAAATTAAATTATATTTAA
- a CDS encoding replication initiation factor domain-containing protein, whose translation MTTKNPPYSNRGVEIIKNDENPLTAMIDYLRISFKTHDIDLILEKVVHLKKDYMEHKESGFYGYIGTYQLDNVKVFYSHSLDERGILVEMSGKGCRQFESFLKARKKTWFDFFRDCLENNGKFPRLDIAIDDKKTYFEIPMILEKIKHGEAISQFRKSDYNGSLNIEDGDYRGTTIYFGSKQSEVYLCFYQKNYEQANKFNVPVEEFGDWNRYELRLKNDRAHNAILGILEYGNLLHVAKGIIKNYLRFVERGNSESRQSWVTSSFWEEFLSDVEKLRLFTKPDDKFYEKSKNWFMKYGVRTMKMVKIVEDTLGTTDLQDVEEETELNPKQEHMMKVYMAKVMDMVV comes from the coding sequence ATGACGACCAAAAACCCCCCCTACTCTAACAGGGGGGTAGAGATAATAAAAAACGATGAAAACCCTTTAACAGCAATGATTGACTATTTAAGGATATCATTCAAAACTCATGATATTGATTTGATATTGGAAAAAGTTGTGCATTTAAAAAAAGACTATATGGAACATAAAGAAAGTGGCTTCTATGGATATATTGGAACTTACCAATTAGATAATGTAAAAGTTTTCTATTCTCATAGTTTAGATGAAAGGGGAATTCTAGTTGAAATGTCGGGAAAGGGTTGCCGACAATTTGAATCCTTTTTGAAAGCTAGAAAGAAAACGTGGTTCGATTTCTTTCGTGATTGCTTAGAAAATAACGGTAAGTTTCCGAGGTTGGATATTGCGATTGATGATAAAAAAACCTATTTTGAAATACCTATGATTTTGGAAAAAATAAAGCATGGCGAAGCCATATCCCAATTTAGAAAAAGTGATTACAATGGTTCTTTGAATATCGAAGATGGTGATTATAGAGGTACAACGATATATTTTGGGTCGAAGCAGTCTGAGGTTTATTTATGCTTTTATCAAAAAAATTATGAGCAAGCTAATAAGTTTAATGTACCAGTTGAGGAATTCGGAGATTGGAACAGATATGAATTAAGATTAAAAAATGATAGAGCACACAATGCTATTTTAGGGATATTAGAATATGGCAATTTGTTGCATGTGGCTAAAGGTATTATAAAAAACTATTTGAGATTTGTTGAAAGGGGAAATAGTGAAAGTCGTCAATCTTGGGTAACTTCATCTTTTTGGGAAGAATTCCTTTCTGATGTAGAAAAATTAAGGTTATTCACAAAGCCAGATGACAAGTTCTATGAGAAATCAAAAAATTGGTTTATGAAATACGGTGTTAGAACGATGAAGATGGTAAAGATAGTTGAGGACACTTTGGGTACAACTGATTTACAGGATGTCGAAGAAGAAACAGAACTAAATCCAAAACAAGAACATATGATGAAAGTTTATATGGCAAAGGTTATGGATATGGTTGTTTGA
- a CDS encoding FtsK/SpoIIIE domain-containing protein translates to MQHGVLRAGLSIFISIFLVTLFLYWKDGLFQVKQWFQRDVLKSIDMWNWGYIGKGILIALIVGTVAVAMVYFLFYEQFKRIWHRQKIARMFISNRFIEKESYKTESSWGLSDKVVTKTKITYFPRAYYQIKKGFIYIRIALDMSRFQKRFLELGEELENGLFCDLVEREIEENFICFKFLYDVRKNRISINDVVVKNGSIKLMKHINWKFDNLPHMLISGGTGGGKTYFILTMIDALLKSGADLRILDPKNADLADLETVMPERTVFSKKDGIMMTLRKSVEGMLKRSEEMKQMPNYKTGENYAYVGLSPVFIVFDEYVAFMEMLDHKEKIQALEYMKQLVMLGRQAGYFIILASQRPDAKYLADGIRDQFNFRVALGKNSETGYGMMFGDTDKTFVHKSIKGRGYADTGTSVISEFYTPLVPKGYDFIKQIGHVAQGRVSGATAVANGSD, encoded by the coding sequence ATGCAACATGGTGTATTAAGAGCAGGTCTATCCATATTTATCTCTATTTTCCTTGTGACTCTTTTCCTTTATTGGAAAGACGGTCTGTTTCAAGTGAAACAATGGTTTCAAAGGGATGTATTGAAGTCTATTGACATGTGGAACTGGGGTTATATAGGAAAAGGGATTTTAATAGCTTTAATTGTTGGGACTGTTGCTGTTGCAATGGTCTATTTTTTGTTTTATGAGCAATTTAAACGTATTTGGCATAGGCAAAAGATAGCGAGAATGTTTATATCTAATAGATTTATAGAAAAGGAGAGTTATAAAACGGAATCCTCATGGGGATTATCTGATAAGGTAGTTACCAAAACAAAGATTACCTATTTTCCACGTGCTTATTATCAAATTAAAAAGGGTTTTATTTATATACGAATTGCATTAGATATGAGTCGATTTCAGAAAAGGTTTCTAGAACTTGGTGAGGAATTGGAAAATGGACTATTTTGTGATTTGGTGGAAAGAGAGATAGAGGAAAACTTTATATGCTTTAAATTTCTCTACGATGTGCGAAAGAATCGAATTTCTATAAATGATGTTGTAGTAAAAAATGGTTCTATAAAGTTAATGAAACATATCAATTGGAAGTTTGATAATTTACCACACATGCTTATTTCTGGTGGAACTGGTGGAGGAAAAACTTATTTCATATTAACAATGATAGATGCATTGTTAAAGTCTGGTGCAGATTTAAGAATTTTAGATCCGAAAAATGCAGACTTAGCTGACTTGGAGACAGTAATGCCCGAAAGAACCGTATTTAGCAAAAAGGATGGAATCATGATGACATTAAGGAAATCGGTTGAAGGCATGTTAAAACGTTCAGAGGAAATGAAACAAATGCCTAATTATAAAACAGGGGAAAACTATGCTTATGTAGGGTTATCCCCTGTTTTTATTGTGTTTGATGAATATGTGGCTTTTATGGAAATGCTTGACCATAAGGAAAAAATACAGGCATTAGAGTATATGAAACAGTTGGTTATGCTTGGTCGGCAAGCTGGATATTTTATAATTTTAGCTTCGCAGCGACCAGATGCGAAATACCTTGCGGATGGCATCAGAGACCAATTTAATTTTAGAGTAGCTTTAGGAAAAAATAGTGAAACAGGATATGGGATGATGTTTGGTGATACAGATAAAACTTTTGTGCATAAATCAATTAAAGGGCGTGGATATGCTGATACAGGAACATCTGTAATATCGGAGTTTTATACACCCTTAGTACCGAAAGGTTATGATTTTATAAAGCAAATAGGGCATGTAGCGCAGGGGCGAGTGAGCGGGGCGACGGCAGTCGCCAACGGCAGTGATTAG
- a CDS encoding DUF961 family protein — translation MEFKTGIIPDELTFGDLFFMGLKRERMFFDRDKNQRTDILEARVYNLSSATQKEQIEVTLPEYIDLKEIEFNKQVKLKNPVIKARAQANGNFANVVWTVEAEDILELGASSKQNKEPVGAGADKK, via the coding sequence ATGGAATTTAAAACTGGAATTATACCTGATGAATTAACTTTTGGCGATTTATTTTTTATGGGATTAAAACGTGAAAGAATGTTTTTTGATCGTGATAAGAATCAACGTACTGATATATTAGAAGCTCGTGTTTATAATCTTTCTTCCGCAACTCAAAAAGAACAGATTGAAGTTACGTTACCGGAATATATAGATTTGAAAGAAATTGAATTTAATAAGCAAGTGAAATTAAAAAATCCTGTTATCAAAGCTAGGGCGCAAGCTAATGGAAACTTTGCTAATGTCGTCTGGACAGTGGAAGCAGAAGATATTTTGGAACTGGGTGCTAGCTCGAAACAGAATAAAGAGCCTGTAGGTGCAGGTGCGGATAAAAAATAG
- a CDS encoding ICEBs1 excisionase translates to MEATTFEFLTVKDVQKILKVKEAKAYQIIRALNNELKNDGYYVLPGRVNKEKFEERFVYNNISNF, encoded by the coding sequence ATGGAAGCTACCACATTTGAATTTTTAACAGTTAAAGATGTACAAAAAATATTAAAAGTTAAGGAAGCAAAAGCATATCAAATTATTAGAGCTTTAAATAATGAACTTAAAAATGATGGTTATTATGTATTACCAGGAAGAGTTAATAAAGAAAAATTTGAAGAAAGGTTTGTCTATAATAATATTAGCAATTTTTAG
- a CDS encoding helix-turn-helix domain-containing protein has protein sequence MTLGEKLRIARMRKKLTQMEVAEKLNISNISLSAYERDKRDPDTETLKKMSELYDVSTDYLLGLTDYENKEAYAKKSKLESIFSEVVMEVQNDNDPTIYLDEANLDEETIRLIKKALKNGMKFVDEMKRDGK, from the coding sequence ATGACTTTAGGAGAGAAATTAAGGATAGCAAGAATGAGAAAAAAGCTAACTCAAATGGAAGTCGCAGAAAAATTAAATATATCCAACATCTCATTATCCGCATATGAGAGAGATAAACGTGACCCAGATACAGAAACTTTGAAAAAAATGAGTGAATTATATGATGTATCAACCGACTATTTATTAGGATTAACTGATTACGAAAACAAAGAAGCTTATGCAAAAAAATCTAAACTAGAAAGTATTTTTAGCGAAGTTGTTATGGAAGTTCAAAACGATAACGATCCAACCATATACCTCGATGAAGCTAATCTAGATGAAGAAACTATTCGTTTAATAAAAAAGGCATTAAAAAATGGGATGAAATTTGTAGACGAAATGAAACGTGATGGAAAATAA
- a CDS encoding site-specific integrase has product MPIKKNKYGSYNVDISIGTDPITGKRRRLTRTVETKKEAEDLYYQLSQKYNRGKDIGTRNLSFKTVTDIYLEECKLHAKPNYYQNQRYLIQKHLQEQFKNSNLKKVTKDDIKDYQQKLINSGLGNKSINNIMITLKRVFETALEGNVIHANPCNGVKNLNLNKEQMKFWTPDQFKEFISLIDEEKEFLFKTYYTVAYLTGMRCGELLALNWNDIDSFRREINVYKSLTFINKKVIITEPKTRNSIRRISINSKLLKLLNTWKEIQKIIFEKYSIEHSNNVHVFQYREKAPTKDIFSRRIKTICERGELKPIRQHDLRHSHVALLIHQREDYTTIKERLGHASIKTTIDVYGHLFPNKQKETADRLDDLF; this is encoded by the coding sequence ATGCCTATTAAAAAGAACAAATACGGGAGTTATAATGTTGACATTAGTATAGGTACTGACCCAATAACAGGTAAACGTAGGCGTTTAACGAGAACTGTTGAAACTAAAAAAGAAGCCGAAGATCTTTATTATCAATTATCTCAAAAGTACAATCGTGGTAAAGATATTGGTACAAGGAATCTTAGTTTTAAAACGGTAACTGATATTTACCTTGAAGAATGTAAATTACACGCTAAACCTAACTATTACCAAAATCAACGTTATCTTATTCAGAAACATTTACAAGAACAGTTTAAAAACAGCAATTTGAAAAAAGTTACCAAAGATGACATTAAAGACTATCAACAAAAACTTATTAACTCTGGGCTTGGAAATAAATCAATCAACAACATTATGATTACTTTAAAACGCGTATTTGAAACAGCTTTAGAGGGAAATGTTATCCATGCCAACCCATGCAACGGAGTCAAGAATCTAAATTTAAATAAAGAACAAATGAAATTTTGGACACCAGACCAATTCAAGGAATTTATCTCTTTAATTGATGAAGAAAAAGAATTTCTTTTTAAAACTTATTATACTGTCGCCTATCTTACCGGCATGCGTTGTGGCGAATTATTAGCTTTAAATTGGAATGATATTGACAGCTTCCGACGTGAAATAAATGTATATAAATCACTTACTTTTATTAATAAAAAGGTTATTATAACGGAGCCTAAAACAAGAAATTCCATTAGACGAATTAGTATCAACTCAAAGCTTTTAAAATTACTTAATACATGGAAAGAAATACAAAAAATTATATTTGAAAAATACTCAATCGAACATTCCAATAATGTTCATGTTTTTCAATATCGAGAAAAAGCACCCACAAAAGACATTTTTAGCCGACGCATCAAAACAATTTGCGAGCGTGGAGAACTTAAACCAATTCGTCAACACGATTTAAGACACTCTCATGTGGCTTTATTGATACACCAGAGGGAAGATTATACAACTATCAAAGAAAGGCTAGGACATGCCTCTATTAAGACAACAATTGATGTATACGGTCATTTGTTTCCCAATAAGCAAAAAGAGACTGCGGATAGACTTGACGATTTATTTTAA
- a CDS encoding ATP-binding protein gives MDKLDDLPYQKILFDGTWGVGKTKHIIESIENKNNIHYISLFGKRDINAFYQELYYLLLSKHEFKFKKILNNMGKINVSQFGFNISIPLISDIFKDIQRKLKTKSNITIIIDDLERKSDDFDIKEIFGFVDSITKNNGIKIVLVASSDNFSDKAKRIYEEYAEKSIDRIYKITTYSGDAPQKIMGDTIWSEISGIYLDNKFRNLRTLEKTDLFIKEVINEIKHYDVFTDRFNKEDIYKICFSVVLFVVEHKSKMKLLPENKEGNLDTFYEAYNSKKNYPNYIWHYILKRNLNNSMMQNLIPIILEWFLTGDFSKGQFKEIAKQVNAYLESTTPLLTPLFMSDEQIIKEIDDFSSFIENVDETTHINGYLQRLGELAHIAEKLNFDFKYTVDEVVDWIMKNNDFGNNYDDTYFDTFIKRESSFVKEVISTLQITVKNHEIDNLLRVMSENIQKQSFTQNELDKIAEFRRFIPRLKNDENEDEQIKKVIITMKSNKWFLPLPLGEISHSHWTYCHEVFKCIVEIDNWVERPLIEDAREYFKQEINNYSDKVFKYRLQHLIKQYFLVL, from the coding sequence ATGGATAAACTTGATGATTTGCCCTATCAAAAGATACTGTTTGACGGTACATGGGGTGTTGGGAAAACAAAACATATAATTGAATCTATAGAAAACAAAAATAATATTCACTATATATCATTGTTTGGAAAAAGAGATATCAATGCTTTTTATCAGGAGTTATATTATCTCTTATTATCCAAACATGAATTTAAATTTAAAAAAATATTAAATAATATGGGGAAAATAAATGTATCTCAATTTGGATTTAATATTTCAATACCGTTGATCTCCGATATATTTAAAGATATTCAAAGAAAGTTGAAGACTAAATCAAATATAACTATTATTATTGATGATTTAGAAAGGAAGAGTGACGATTTTGATATTAAAGAAATATTTGGTTTTGTAGATTCTATTACAAAGAATAATGGAATTAAAATTGTTTTAGTAGCCTCGTCGGATAATTTTTCAGATAAGGCTAAGAGAATATACGAGGAATATGCCGAAAAATCTATAGACCGTATCTACAAAATCACTACTTATTCAGGAGATGCACCCCAAAAAATAATGGGAGATACTATTTGGTCAGAAATTAGTGGGATTTATCTAGATAATAAGTTTAGGAATTTACGTACTTTAGAAAAAACAGATTTATTTATAAAAGAAGTGATCAATGAAATAAAACATTATGATGTATTTACCGATAGATTTAATAAGGAAGATATTTACAAGATTTGCTTTTCTGTTGTTTTATTTGTAGTGGAGCATAAAAGTAAAATGAAATTATTGCCAGAAAATAAGGAAGGAAATCTTGATACATTTTATGAGGCATATAATTCAAAAAAGAATTATCCGAATTATATATGGCATTATATATTAAAAAGAAATTTAAATAATAGTATGATGCAAAATTTAATACCAATTATTTTAGAGTGGTTTTTAACAGGTGATTTTTCCAAAGGTCAATTTAAAGAAATAGCTAAACAGGTTAATGCATATTTAGAATCAACAACTCCTTTATTAACTCCTTTATTTATGTCTGATGAACAAATAATAAAAGAGATTGATGATTTTTCATCATTTATTGAAAATGTAGATGAAACTACACATATAAATGGTTATCTACAACGTTTGGGTGAATTAGCACATATAGCTGAAAAATTAAATTTTGATTTTAAATATACAGTTGATGAAGTTGTTGACTGGATAATGAAAAATAATGATTTTGGTAATAATTATGATGATACTTATTTTGATACTTTTATAAAAAGAGAATCTAGTTTTGTAAAAGAAGTTATATCAACGTTGCAAATTACAGTAAAGAATCATGAAATAGATAATCTTTTAAGAGTAATGTCCGAAAATATACAAAAACAAAGTTTTACCCAAAATGAATTAGATAAAATAGCTGAATTTAGAAGGTTTATCCCTAGATTGAAAAATGATGAGAATGAAGATGAACAGATAAAGAAAGTAATAATAACAATGAAAAGTAATAAATGGTTTCTACCTTTACCTCTAGGAGAAATATCGCATTCTCATTGGACTTATTGTCATGAAGTATTTAAATGTATTGTAGAGATAGATAATTGGGTAGAAAGACCCTTAATCGAGGATGCACGTGAATACTTTAAACAAGAAATTAATAATTATTCAGATAAGGTATTTAAATATCGATTACAGCATTTAATTAAGCAATACTTTCTGGTGCTTTAG